From one Eptesicus fuscus isolate TK198812 chromosome 21, DD_ASM_mEF_20220401, whole genome shotgun sequence genomic stretch:
- the LYPD5 gene encoding ly6/PLAUR domain-containing protein 5 — protein sequence MGVPRAILLCLFGSVLCLTVSQGLQCYSFQHIYFGPFDLSGLKLANISCPYGCSEAVLSLDTGYRASVTLVQKGCWTGPPAGQMQSNEDALPPDYSVIRGCTTDWCNADFMTHDTIPNLSPAPNPPTLSGTECYACVGIRPEDCAPRKSRRVQCHQDQSVCFQGNGEMSVDNFSVPVYIRTCHRPSCTIMGTTSPWTDIDLQGFCCEGPLCNGGSVTQPFTISSATAPPLAPHLLALLLVIPLLVGTLGRPLCLSP from the exons ATGGGAGTCCCCAGAGCCATCCTGCTCTGCCTCTTTGGGTCTGTTCTCTGCCTGACAG TGTCCCAAGGCCTGCAATGCTACAGCTTTCAACACATCTACTTCGGGCCCTTTGACCTCAGCGGCTTGAAACTCGCCAACATCTCCTGTCCCTATGGATGCTCTGAGGCTGTCTTGTCGCTGGACACTG GGTACCGCGCCTCGGTGACCCTGGTGCAGAAGGGCTGCTGGACCGGCCCGCCCGCGGGCCAGATGCAGTCCAACGAGGACGCGCTGCCGCCCGACTACTCGGTGATTCGCGGCTGCACGACCGACTGGTGCAACGCTGACTTCATGACCCACGACACCATCCCCAACCTGAGCCCAg CGCCCAACCCGCCCACGCTCAGCGGCACCGAGTGCTACGCCTGCGTGGGGATCCGCCCGGAGGACTGCGCCCCGAGGAAGTCCCGGCGGGTCCAGTGCCACCAGGACCAAAGCGTCTGCTTCCAGGGCAATGGCGAAATGAGCGTCG aCAATTTCTCAGTCCCCGTGTACATCAGAACCTGCCACCGGCCCTCCTGCACCATCATGGGCACCACCAGCCCCTGGACAGACATCGACCTCCAGGGCTTCTGCTGTGAGGGGCCCCTGTGCAACGGGGGCTCCGTGACCCAGCCCTTCACCATCTCCTCGGCCACCGCGCCTCCCCTGGCACCGCacctcctggccctgctcctcGTAATTCCTCTGCTGGTGGGCACTCTGGGGCgacccctctgcctctccccatag